Proteins co-encoded in one Neodiprion lecontei isolate iyNeoLeco1 chromosome 3, iyNeoLeco1.1, whole genome shotgun sequence genomic window:
- the LOC107221078 gene encoding vanin-like protein 1, whose product MRSLSLSIAVLGLTVLAQLTFEVSAADTISYIGAVAEYYPVTNGTNGTTIATANANNYVTIIKTAWGYNADILVFPEDSLTTGMTYSDTNRTLYPSFGSVVPDAGLDIPCDNASTVVIEALKLISCAAKQYSIYVVVNVIEKENCTSTGTTSRPCPSDGYFFYNTNVVFNRTGGIVSRYRKFNLFAEPGINVTSSPENVTFTTDFNVTFGLIICNDILYKTPALSLVDDHNVTDIIFPARWFSELPYLTSIQTQSAWSYANNVNLLASGYNNPTTSNGGSGIHAGTSGKLVTLLSESAKNALLVARVPKVIDGVRSNVVSTTYPLTYEFSSTEITTLANITTVSQNAFYQDTLAPYATSVLPLTNGTTTTWLELCDRELCCSFYVNRTFSASSVNSSVNYYRYRTAVFNGVRSFAGTTTAGIQTCSVIACTNDTLASCGLRFNATETVVQPTVFNSVFVSGNFSKNSTTMQMPNSLTTDILPLNASDFTYNRVNISGSSLTNITYNLTIQSSNLYTFAIYGRNFSADELAVSSANVASSAVQLLRFSFTTSVFLAVIETLFVRSYL is encoded by the exons ATGCGGTCTCTGAGCTTATCGATTGCCGTTCTGGGGCTGACGGTTTTGGCCCAATTGACATTCGAG GTCTCCGCTGCAGATACAATTTCTTACATAGGTGCCGTCGCCGAATATTACCCGGTAACAAATGGAACTAACGGAACAACGATCGCGACAGCCAATGCCAACAACTACGTTACAATCATCAAAACCGCCTGGGGTTAC AACGCGGACATCCTTGTATTCCCGGAGGACTCATTAACGACTGGTATGACCTACTCCGACACGAATAGAACTTTGTATCCTTCATTCGGTTCCGTAGTACCAGATGCCGGATTGGATATTCCCTGCGATAACGCTTCGACGGTCGTAATAGAG GCTTTGAAGTTGATATCGTGCGCTGCGAAGCAGTACTCGATTTACGTTGTCGTGAACGTGATCGAGAAGGAGAATTGCACCAGCACGGGAACAACGTCTCGGCCTTGTCCCAGCGACGGTTACTTCTTCTACAACACGAACGTGGTGTTCAACCGAACCGGAGGCATTGTCTCGAGGTACAGGAAGTTCAACCTGTTCGCCGAACCTGGCATAAATGTAACGTCGAGTCCGGAAAACGTGACGTTCACCACGGACTTCAACGTCACGTTCGGATTGATAATTTGTAACGACATCCTCTACAAGACCCCGGCTCTATCGCTCGTCGACGACCATAACGTCACCGACATCATTTTCCCCGCACGGTGGTTCTCAGAATTACCTTACCTAACTTCGATTCAGACCCAGTCAGCTTGGTCTTACGCCAACAACGTGAACCTCCTGGCGTCGGGCTACAACAATCCAACAACCAGCAACGGGGGCAGTGGGATTCACGCTGGAACCAGCGGTAAATTGGTCACCCTTTTGTCGGAGAGCGCGAAGAACGCTCTTTTAGTGGCAAGGGTGCCAAAGGTGATCGACGGAGTCCGAAGCAACGTCGTCTCCACGACTTATCCGCTGACCTACGAGTTCAGCAGCACGGAAATTACGACTCTGGCGAACATCACGACCGTTTCCCAGAACGCCTTTTACCAGGATACCTTGGCGCCTTACGCAACGAGCGTTTTGCCGCTGACCAACGGCACGACGACCACTTGGCTCGAACTCTGCGACCGAGAGCTTTGCTGTTCCTTCTATGTGAACAGAACTTTCAGCGCGTCTAGTGTCAATTCAAGCGTCAATTATTACAGGTATAGAACCGCCGTTTTCAACGGAGTTAGATCCTTCGCTGGTACCACCACCGCCGGAATACAGACCTGCAGTGTCATCGCTTGCACTAACGACACCCTGGCCAGTTGCGGGCTGAGGTTCAACGCGACGGAAACCGTCGTGCAGCCAACCGTCTTCAACAGCGTCTTTGTGTCCGGAAACTTTTCCAAAAACTCCACCACCATGCAAATGCCCAACTCGTTGACCACGGATATTCTTCCTCTAAATGCCAGCGACTTCACATATAATAGAGTCAATATTTCAGGATCTTCTTTAACCAATATCACCTACAATCTAACGATACAGTCAAGCAACTTGTACACTTTTGCTATTTACGGTAGAAACTTCTCCGCTGATGAGCTGGCCGTTAGTTCTGCCAACGTTGCTTCGTCTGCGGTCCAACTTTTGCGATTCTCTTTCACGACGAGCGTATTTTTGGCAGTAATTGAAACTTTATTCGTTAGGAGCTATCTGTAA
- the LOC124293364 gene encoding uncharacterized protein LOC124293364 isoform X2, producing the protein MRPRSLRGFNLQVFVPSGCSMIYSIVLLGLTFVNMIYVPQMTLTVGQFMNHGKNSTQSNTFLNKELRLVDPPLFIRLMNTMVMNLMGISSRINALFYLRRHLPTAFAALNAIDGFLDPELKQRRRNVRTIWAIFAASILVGIPSQIYSAIFVYVGDSCVIGIYVFMNNLNNFTAVLAEAQFLALCHLLKSRFESINRRFFELSTHLNLPPNDDSHGNMAGKIILTRAKVPSKIKCVTDLKKEFIANKEPRFKPEENLPLHVPTYNTIETLRLGHQRLCDVLDQANHMFQMQLFFSLSGCFLNLLFNMYSFFSGGAWLRRDNFTPTGSNAAANKALNNPLINLSWGLYYLIRFTSMTAMASKTTKAAKRTLVHILNVRRCGIDFATKEEVIATTSTYLVIMVQFQ; encoded by the exons ATGCGTCCCAGATCACTACGAGGCTTCAACTTACAGGTGTTCGTACCGTCGGGTTGTTCGATGATCTACTCGATCGTTTTACTCGGATTAACTTTCGTTAACATGATATACGTACCTCAGATGACATTGACTGTGGGTCAGTTTATGAACCACGGTAAGAACAGCACTCAGAGCAACACGTTCCTGAACAAAGAACTGCGATTGGTGGATCCGCCTCTATTTATCAGGTTAATGAATACCATGGTGATGAATTTGATGGGAATATCGAGCCGGATAAATGCTCTCTTTTACTTAAGACGTCACTTGCCGACGGCGTTTGCTGCGTTGAATGCGATCGACGGTTTTCTGGATCCGGAGCTGAAGCAGCGTCGAAGGAACGTTCGCACAATTTGGGCAATTTTCGCAGCTAGTATTCTCGTTGGAATACCGAGCCAGATTTACTCGGCGATATTTGTTTACGTGGGAGATTCCTGTGTCATTGGAATCTACGTATTTATGAACAATCTGAACAACTTCACTGCTGTTCTGGCGGAAGCTCAATTTTTGGCATTGTGCCACCTGCTTAAATCAAGATTCGAGAGTATAAATCGCAGATTTTTCGAACTTTCTACGCACTTGAATCTTCCACCAAACGATGATTCCCACGGAAATATGGCCGGGAAGATTATCTTGACGCGGGCAAAGGTTCCCTCGAAGATAAAATGCGTGACCGATTTAAAAAAGGAATTTATTGCGAACAAGGAACCTCGTTTCAAACCCGAAGAGAACTTGCCGCTTCACGTACCGACTTATAACACCATTGAAACCTTGCGATTAGGGCATCAACGCCTGTGCGACGTTCTCGACCAAGCTAATCACATGTTTCAG ATGCAGCTCTTCTTCTCACTTAGTGGTTGCTTTCTCAATCTGCTGTTTAACATGTACTCGTTCTTCTCTGGTGGCGCCTGGCTTCGACGGGATAACTTCACTCCCACCGGCTCGAACGCTGCCGCAAATAAAGCGTTGAATAATCCGCTTATTAACTTGTCGTGGGGGCTTTATTACTTGATTAGATTCACGTCTATGACTGCCATGGCATCGAAGACTACCAAAGCCGCCAAACGCACGCTTGTTCACATCTTGAACGTCAGGAGATGCGGAATAGATTTTGCTACGAAAGAGGAG GTTATAGCTACAACATCTACTTATCTTGTAATCATGGTACAGTTCCAGTAA
- the LOC124293364 gene encoding uncharacterized protein LOC124293364 isoform X1, producing the protein MRPRSLRGFNLQVFVPSGCSMIYSIVLLGLTFVNMIYVPQMTLTVGQFMNHGKNSTQSNTFLNKELRLVDPPLFIRLMNTMVMNLMGISSRINALFYLRRHLPTAFAALNAIDGFLDPELKQRRRNVRTIWAIFAASILVGIPSQIYSAIFVYVGDSCVIGIYVFMNNLNNFTAVLAEAQFLALCHLLKSRFESINRRFFELSTHLNLPPNDDSHGNMAGKIILTRAKVPSKIKCVTDLKKEFIANKEPRFKPEENLPLHVPTYNTIETLRLGHQRLCDVLDQANHMFQMQLFFSLSGCFLNLLFNMYSFFSGGAWLRRDNFTPTGSNAAANKALNNPLINLSWGLYYLIRFTSMTAMASKTTKAAKRTLVHILNVRRCGIDFATKEELSFFYDHVVGRKVEFSAAGFFNLDIKLISSASDHFIRR; encoded by the exons ATGCGTCCCAGATCACTACGAGGCTTCAACTTACAGGTGTTCGTACCGTCGGGTTGTTCGATGATCTACTCGATCGTTTTACTCGGATTAACTTTCGTTAACATGATATACGTACCTCAGATGACATTGACTGTGGGTCAGTTTATGAACCACGGTAAGAACAGCACTCAGAGCAACACGTTCCTGAACAAAGAACTGCGATTGGTGGATCCGCCTCTATTTATCAGGTTAATGAATACCATGGTGATGAATTTGATGGGAATATCGAGCCGGATAAATGCTCTCTTTTACTTAAGACGTCACTTGCCGACGGCGTTTGCTGCGTTGAATGCGATCGACGGTTTTCTGGATCCGGAGCTGAAGCAGCGTCGAAGGAACGTTCGCACAATTTGGGCAATTTTCGCAGCTAGTATTCTCGTTGGAATACCGAGCCAGATTTACTCGGCGATATTTGTTTACGTGGGAGATTCCTGTGTCATTGGAATCTACGTATTTATGAACAATCTGAACAACTTCACTGCTGTTCTGGCGGAAGCTCAATTTTTGGCATTGTGCCACCTGCTTAAATCAAGATTCGAGAGTATAAATCGCAGATTTTTCGAACTTTCTACGCACTTGAATCTTCCACCAAACGATGATTCCCACGGAAATATGGCCGGGAAGATTATCTTGACGCGGGCAAAGGTTCCCTCGAAGATAAAATGCGTGACCGATTTAAAAAAGGAATTTATTGCGAACAAGGAACCTCGTTTCAAACCCGAAGAGAACTTGCCGCTTCACGTACCGACTTATAACACCATTGAAACCTTGCGATTAGGGCATCAACGCCTGTGCGACGTTCTCGACCAAGCTAATCACATGTTTCAG ATGCAGCTCTTCTTCTCACTTAGTGGTTGCTTTCTCAATCTGCTGTTTAACATGTACTCGTTCTTCTCTGGTGGCGCCTGGCTTCGACGGGATAACTTCACTCCCACCGGCTCGAACGCTGCCGCAAATAAAGCGTTGAATAATCCGCTTATTAACTTGTCGTGGGGGCTTTATTACTTGATTAGATTCACGTCTATGACTGCCATGGCATCGAAGACTACCAAAGCCGCCAAACGCACGCTTGTTCACATCTTGAACGTCAGGAGATGCGGAATAGATTTTGCTACGAAAGAGGAG CTAAGCTTCTTCTACGATCACGTCGTAGgaagaaaagttgaattttctgCAGCAGGTTTCTTCAATTTGGATATTAAACTAATATCTTCGGCAAGTGATCATTTTATCCGACGATGA